From Afipia carboxidovorans OM5, one genomic window encodes:
- the nirB gene encoding nitrite reductase large subunit NirB — protein MTEKLVIIGNGMAPGRMLEHLFEAAPGRYEVTIFNAEPRVNYDRIMLSPVLSGEKTFEEIVIHGDGWYIANGVTLYKGHKIVAIDRAGKTVTSDKGVTESYDKLVVATGSVPFIIPVPGSDLPGVITYRDLDDVNAMLLAAQSRDKAVVIGGGLLGLEAAAGLKERDMDVTVLHVMPTLMERQLDPAAGYLLQKAVEARGIKVITKADTRAILGDKRVTGVALKDGRVIPASLVVMAVGIRPNATLAKEAGLEVRRGIVVDPSMQTSDPSVLALGECVEVEGRTYGLVAPLYQMARVAAENLAGAPEARFVHSETPTKLKVTGIDLYSVGDFADGDDREEIVLRDASAGIYKRVVLKDDRIIGAVLFGETADGAWFADLQKKQTDISAMRDTLIFGQALQGGTSADPLAAVAALADDAEICGCNGVCKGTIVSAITSKGLTSLDGVRAHTKASASCGNCTPLVEKLMTLTLGDSYNPATVQPVCPCTTLGHGEVRRLIKAKRLKTIPAVMQELEWKTSCGCAKCRPALNYYLVADWPDEYADDYQSRFINERAHANIQKNGTYSVVPRMWGGVTSARELRAIADVVDKFAIPTVKVTGGQRIDMLGIKKEDLPAVWADLGQAGFVSGHAYAKGLRTVKTCVGTDWCRFGTQDSTGLGIRIEKFMWGSWTPAKVKMAVSGCPRNCAEATCKDVGVICVDSGFEIHFAGAAGLDIKGTEVLGLVKTEDEALEVIVALVQMYREQGRYLERIYKWAKRIGTDEIRKQVLENTARRQEYFDRFVFSQKFAQIDPWAERVSGKDKHEFRPMAAVPFPQAAE, from the coding sequence ATGACCGAGAAACTTGTCATCATCGGTAACGGCATGGCTCCCGGCAGGATGTTGGAGCACCTGTTCGAGGCTGCTCCCGGCCGCTACGAGGTAACCATTTTCAATGCGGAGCCGCGGGTCAATTACGACCGTATCATGCTGTCGCCTGTGCTGTCCGGCGAGAAGACCTTCGAGGAAATCGTCATCCATGGCGATGGTTGGTATATCGCCAATGGCGTGACGCTCTACAAGGGTCACAAGATCGTTGCCATCGACCGTGCAGGGAAGACGGTTACCTCGGACAAGGGCGTTACCGAGAGTTACGACAAGCTGGTCGTGGCGACCGGATCGGTCCCCTTTATCATCCCGGTGCCGGGCTCCGATCTTCCCGGAGTCATAACCTATCGTGACCTGGATGATGTGAATGCCATGCTGCTTGCCGCGCAATCGCGTGACAAGGCGGTGGTTATCGGCGGTGGGCTGCTCGGTCTTGAAGCGGCAGCCGGACTTAAAGAGCGAGACATGGATGTGACGGTCCTCCATGTCATGCCGACTCTGATGGAGCGTCAACTCGATCCCGCTGCCGGTTACCTGCTGCAGAAGGCCGTCGAGGCGCGAGGCATCAAGGTCATCACCAAGGCTGATACCAGGGCAATCCTTGGCGATAAGCGCGTCACCGGTGTGGCGTTGAAGGACGGTCGAGTGATCCCGGCTTCACTGGTGGTCATGGCAGTCGGCATTCGCCCGAATGCGACGCTCGCAAAGGAGGCAGGCCTGGAGGTTAGGCGCGGCATTGTGGTCGATCCCTCCATGCAGACATCCGATCCGTCGGTTTTGGCGCTCGGCGAATGCGTGGAAGTCGAAGGCCGGACCTATGGCCTCGTCGCGCCGCTTTATCAGATGGCCCGCGTGGCGGCCGAGAATCTGGCCGGTGCGCCGGAGGCGCGCTTCGTGCATTCCGAGACGCCGACCAAGCTCAAGGTGACAGGCATCGATCTTTATTCGGTCGGCGACTTTGCCGATGGCGACGACCGCGAGGAGATCGTGCTGCGGGATGCCTCCGCGGGTATTTACAAGCGCGTCGTGCTCAAGGACGATCGCATCATCGGCGCGGTTCTGTTTGGCGAAACGGCGGACGGGGCATGGTTCGCGGACCTGCAGAAAAAGCAGACCGATATATCGGCGATGCGCGACACGCTGATCTTCGGTCAAGCGCTCCAAGGTGGTACGTCTGCGGACCCTTTGGCGGCCGTTGCGGCACTGGCGGATGATGCGGAAATCTGTGGCTGCAACGGCGTGTGCAAGGGTACGATCGTCTCGGCCATCACGTCCAAGGGGCTGACCAGCCTCGACGGCGTGCGGGCTCATACCAAGGCTTCGGCGTCCTGCGGCAACTGTACGCCACTGGTCGAGAAGCTGATGACGCTCACCTTGGGCGACAGCTACAATCCGGCCACCGTTCAGCCGGTCTGCCCCTGCACCACGCTCGGGCATGGCGAGGTGCGCCGGCTCATCAAGGCCAAGCGACTCAAGACCATTCCTGCCGTCATGCAGGAGCTTGAATGGAAGACCTCCTGCGGCTGTGCCAAGTGCCGGCCCGCACTCAACTACTATCTGGTGGCCGACTGGCCAGATGAGTATGCCGACGACTATCAGTCCCGTTTCATCAACGAGCGCGCCCACGCCAACATCCAGAAGAACGGCACCTATTCGGTGGTGCCGCGAATGTGGGGTGGCGTCACCTCGGCGCGCGAGCTTCGAGCCATCGCCGATGTCGTGGACAAGTTTGCCATCCCGACAGTGAAGGTCACCGGCGGCCAGCGCATCGACATGCTGGGTATCAAGAAGGAAGACTTGCCCGCTGTCTGGGCTGATCTTGGTCAGGCTGGCTTTGTATCCGGCCATGCCTATGCGAAGGGCCTGCGCACGGTAAAGACCTGTGTGGGAACCGATTGGTGCCGGTTCGGCACTCAGGATTCTACGGGGCTCGGCATCCGCATCGAAAAATTCATGTGGGGCTCGTGGACGCCAGCCAAGGTGAAGATGGCTGTGTCCGGCTGTCCACGCAACTGCGCCGAGGCGACCTGCAAGGATGTGGGCGTGATCTGTGTGGATTCCGGCTTCGAGATTCATTTCGCGGGTGCTGCCGGGCTCGACATCAAGGGCACGGAAGTCCTCGGCCTCGTCAAGACAGAGGACGAGGCGCTCGAGGTGATCGTCGCGCTCGTCCAGATGTATCGCGAGCAGGGTCGTTATCTGGAGCGCATCTACAAATGGGCCAAACGCATCGGCACCGATGAGATCAGGAAGCAGGTGCTGGAGAATACCGCGCGGCGCCAGGAGTATTTCGACCGCTTCGTCTTTAGCCAGAAATTCGCGCAGATCGATCCTTGGGCCGAGCGGGTGTCGGGCAAGGACAAGCATGAGTTTCGGCCCATGGCGGCTGTTCCTTTCCCGCAGGCGGCGGAGTGA
- the nirD gene encoding nitrite reductase small subunit NirD, with protein MGWFEIGALEDIPQRGARCVETPQGRIGVFRTADDKVYAVEDHCPHRGGPLSQGIVHGASVTCPLHNWVFSLETGKALGADEGALKTIPVRLVGGRISLALDVALAAAE; from the coding sequence ATGGGTTGGTTTGAAATAGGTGCACTTGAAGACATCCCACAGCGTGGTGCGCGGTGTGTTGAGACGCCGCAGGGTCGTATCGGCGTCTTTCGGACGGCCGATGACAAGGTTTACGCGGTCGAGGATCACTGCCCGCATCGCGGCGGCCCTCTCAGTCAGGGCATCGTTCATGGCGCGTCCGTAACCTGCCCGCTGCACAATTGGGTGTTCTCGCTGGAAACGGGCAAGGCGCTGGGAGCTGACGAAGGTGCGTTGAAGACCATTCCGGTCAGGCTTGTCGGAGGGCGTATCTCGCTCGCTCTCGACGTTGCTCTGGCGGCGGCGGAGTGA
- a CDS encoding nitrate reductase: MQEPAVAEVRTTCPYCGVGCGVLARVTPDGSVSVRGDPEHPANFGKLCSKGMALGETTGLEGRVLAPEIGGREASWDDALDLVARRFTDTVGRYGPDSVAFYVSGQLLTEDYYVANKLMKGFIGSANIDTNSRLCMASSVAGHRRAFGEDIVPGIYEDFEQADLVVLAGSNTAWCHPIIYQRLLAARRKRGTKIVVVDPRRTATAEEGDLHLAIDPGTDVLLFNGLLAHLARSNVIDESFVAGRTSGLAIALDAAAADAPSIESVAEGCGLNSGDVRLFYELFAATERSITVYSQGVNQSVHGTDKVNAIINCHLATGRIGRPGMGAFSVTGQPNAMGGREVGGLANQLAAHMSFESTQDIETVSRFWNAPNIARKAGLKAVDLFRAAGDGRVKALWIMGTNPAVSMPDAGRVRAALKACDFVVVSDIIRTDTTRFADVLLPAAGWGEKSGTVTNSERRISRQRPFLPLPGAARPDWKIVCDVARRMGYGHAFSFDGPAAIFREHAALSTYENAGERLFDIGAFAGVTEAEYDGFTPVCWPVSRDGASADRLFGDGCFPTADGRAFFVAVRQQSVAQAVDATRPISLNTGRLRDQWHTMTRTGRVPRLMSNAPEPLLEIAAEDAIRYELADGDLASVSSPYGLARAKVKVSSSQKPSSAFLPMHWSGQFAANAGAGPLATPLADAVSGQPELKHVPVKIVREEVAWQGVLITRRYLRPTGFVHWSRQTVSGGWIYELCGTETPDQGILLSRQFMEAYRREELLEYTDRRGLNYRAAAIDDDGAMAEALLVSPQGQLPSRDWLVSLLGSRVPLSGAERMALLSGRSPVPTPSIGRIVCSCFNIGVNQIAVSVAAGCRSVGEIGEHIRAGTNCGSCRAEIRKIIDEARLQAAE, translated from the coding sequence ATGCAGGAGCCAGCCGTAGCCGAAGTAAGAACCACATGCCCATATTGCGGAGTGGGCTGCGGCGTCCTCGCGCGGGTGACCCCCGATGGATCGGTTTCTGTTCGTGGCGATCCCGAGCATCCGGCCAACTTCGGCAAGCTGTGCTCGAAAGGGATGGCGCTCGGCGAGACGACAGGTCTGGAAGGACGCGTGCTTGCGCCGGAGATCGGCGGACGCGAAGCATCCTGGGACGATGCGCTGGATCTCGTTGCGCGGCGCTTCACGGATACTGTCGGGCGATACGGCCCTGACTCGGTTGCTTTCTACGTCTCCGGCCAGTTGCTCACGGAGGACTACTACGTCGCCAACAAGCTGATGAAAGGCTTCATAGGCTCCGCCAATATCGATACCAACTCGCGCTTGTGCATGGCATCTTCAGTAGCGGGCCATCGCCGCGCTTTCGGTGAAGACATCGTTCCCGGTATCTATGAGGATTTCGAACAGGCTGACCTTGTGGTGCTGGCGGGATCCAACACCGCCTGGTGCCACCCGATCATCTATCAGCGTTTGCTGGCTGCTCGGCGCAAGCGGGGCACGAAGATCGTTGTCGTCGACCCGCGCCGTACTGCGACGGCGGAGGAGGGCGATCTGCATCTTGCCATCGATCCAGGAACGGACGTGCTGCTCTTCAACGGGCTGCTGGCTCATCTGGCTCGATCAAACGTTATCGATGAGAGCTTCGTGGCCGGCCGAACCTCGGGCCTCGCGATAGCACTCGATGCGGCGGCTGCCGATGCTCCGTCGATCGAGTCGGTGGCTGAGGGATGCGGCCTCAACTCCGGCGACGTTCGCCTTTTCTATGAGCTGTTCGCGGCAACGGAGCGATCCATCACCGTCTATAGCCAGGGCGTCAACCAGTCGGTGCACGGCACCGACAAGGTCAATGCGATCATTAACTGCCATCTGGCGACGGGGCGTATCGGCAGGCCCGGCATGGGCGCGTTCTCAGTCACGGGGCAACCCAACGCCATGGGCGGCCGCGAGGTTGGAGGCCTGGCCAACCAGCTCGCCGCTCATATGAGCTTCGAATCCACGCAGGACATTGAGACTGTCTCACGCTTCTGGAACGCGCCGAACATCGCACGAAAGGCTGGGCTGAAGGCAGTCGATCTATTCCGAGCGGCGGGCGATGGTCGCGTCAAGGCGCTGTGGATCATGGGCACCAATCCCGCCGTCTCCATGCCGGACGCTGGCCGCGTGCGCGCCGCGCTCAAGGCCTGCGATTTCGTCGTTGTCTCCGACATTATCCGAACCGACACCACGCGGTTCGCCGATGTGCTGCTGCCGGCTGCTGGCTGGGGCGAGAAGAGTGGGACTGTCACAAATTCGGAACGCCGGATTTCGCGGCAGCGCCCGTTTCTGCCGCTGCCGGGAGCCGCACGACCGGACTGGAAGATCGTCTGCGACGTGGCTCGCCGCATGGGATATGGGCACGCGTTCAGCTTCGATGGGCCGGCCGCCATCTTTCGCGAGCACGCGGCTCTCTCCACCTATGAGAACGCGGGTGAGCGGCTGTTTGATATTGGCGCTTTCGCGGGCGTCACCGAGGCAGAGTATGACGGCTTTACGCCCGTGTGCTGGCCGGTGTCGCGTGATGGTGCGTCTGCTGATCGGCTATTTGGTGATGGGTGCTTTCCAACGGCCGACGGCCGCGCTTTCTTCGTCGCCGTCCGCCAGCAAAGTGTCGCGCAGGCTGTCGACGCCACGCGTCCTATCTCGCTGAATACAGGTCGCCTACGTGATCAGTGGCACACCATGACTCGGACCGGACGTGTGCCGAGATTGATGTCGAACGCACCGGAGCCATTGCTGGAAATCGCAGCCGAAGACGCTATTAGATATGAGCTGGCGGATGGCGATCTCGCCAGCGTCTCGAGTCCCTACGGCTTAGCGCGTGCCAAGGTAAAGGTTTCCAGCAGTCAGAAACCGAGCAGCGCATTCCTCCCGATGCACTGGAGCGGCCAATTCGCGGCCAATGCCGGGGCAGGGCCACTTGCAACACCATTGGCCGATGCGGTTTCCGGCCAGCCGGAGTTGAAACACGTTCCAGTGAAGATCGTGCGCGAGGAAGTTGCATGGCAAGGCGTTCTGATCACACGACGCTATCTTCGACCTACTGGTTTTGTTCATTGGAGCCGGCAAACCGTGTCGGGCGGATGGATCTACGAGCTCTGTGGAACTGAGACGCCCGATCAGGGCATTCTGCTTTCTCGGCAGTTCATGGAGGCGTACCGGCGCGAGGAGTTATTGGAGTACACTGACCGCCGCGGCTTGAACTATCGCGCGGCCGCCATCGACGACGATGGAGCGATGGCCGAGGCGCTGCTGGTCAGTCCTCAGGGCCAGTTGCCATCGCGCGACTGGCTGGTGTCGCTGCTTGGCTCTCGCGTACCATTGAGCGGGGCCGAGCGCATGGCGCTCCTGTCCGGCCGCTCGCCTGTCCCGACGCCGTCCATCGGCCGCATCGTCTGCTCCTGCTTCAACATCGGGGTAAACCAGATTGCGGTCTCGGTCGCTGCGGGATGCCGGAGCGTGGGCGAAATCGGCGAACACATTCGTGCTGGTACCAATTGCGGCTCCTGCCGCGCTGAAATCAGAAAGATCATCGATGAAGCTCGTCTCCAGGCCGCCGAGTGA
- the cysG gene encoding siroheme synthase CysG, translating into MKLVSRPPSDSAPPRIAALSVLPAFFDLTGKRAVVAGGSEAAAWKAELLAAAGAQVDVYTASERLSESMVVLHEREPRVKLHRHVWDADCLAGAVMALADVEDESEAIAFAAAARKTGAAWNVIDRPAHCQFQFGSIVNRSPLVVGISTSGAAPVLSQAVRRRIETLLPCSLADWAALARQLRDVVAERLLPGEARRHFWERFVDRAFAGAPSGDALEQLRSDIREVAEQKRQGYVTFVGAGPGDPELLTLKAVRALQAADVILFDDLVSDEVLELARREAKRILVGKRAGRPSCKQHEINEMMIALAKAGRRVVRLKSGDPMIFGRLGEEIAALENEGIGHDVVPGITAGLAMAARLGVSLTHRDCVRSVRFVTGHSQHGGLPQDVDWAAVADPSATTIFYMGARTAARISAELIQRGMSARTPAVVGVNIGRPGEAIHSTDLAGLPDCCTIIRDGQPALIGIGRVFAQRLEAEGVRPSARNRVVSSSGMLRN; encoded by the coding sequence ATGAAGCTCGTCTCCAGGCCGCCGAGTGACTCCGCACCGCCGCGCATTGCCGCGTTGAGCGTTCTTCCCGCGTTTTTCGATCTTACGGGAAAGCGAGCCGTCGTGGCCGGCGGCAGTGAGGCTGCCGCTTGGAAAGCGGAACTTCTAGCCGCGGCCGGCGCTCAGGTCGATGTCTATACAGCTTCCGAGCGCTTGTCAGAGAGCATGGTGGTGCTGCATGAGCGCGAGCCCCGCGTGAAACTCCACCGCCACGTCTGGGATGCGGATTGCCTTGCGGGCGCCGTGATGGCGCTGGCCGATGTGGAGGATGAATCGGAGGCGATAGCTTTTGCAGCGGCCGCCCGCAAAACAGGTGCGGCCTGGAATGTCATCGACAGACCGGCCCATTGCCAGTTTCAGTTCGGCTCTATTGTCAACCGCTCACCATTGGTGGTTGGCATCTCGACGTCGGGCGCGGCCCCTGTCCTCAGCCAGGCGGTACGCCGCCGCATTGAGACACTGCTACCATGCTCGCTTGCTGACTGGGCCGCGCTTGCGCGACAGTTGCGCGATGTTGTCGCTGAGCGCCTGTTGCCAGGTGAGGCGCGACGTCATTTCTGGGAGCGGTTCGTCGATCGCGCCTTTGCTGGTGCGCCCAGCGGTGATGCTCTGGAACAGCTTCGCAGCGATATTCGTGAGGTAGCTGAACAGAAACGGCAGGGCTATGTCACCTTCGTTGGTGCCGGGCCCGGTGATCCTGAACTGCTCACGTTGAAGGCTGTCCGCGCGCTTCAGGCGGCCGACGTGATCCTGTTCGATGATCTCGTGTCAGATGAGGTGCTGGAACTGGCGCGGCGCGAAGCGAAGCGCATCCTCGTTGGAAAGCGCGCCGGGCGGCCGAGCTGCAAGCAGCATGAGATCAACGAGATGATGATCGCGCTCGCAAAGGCCGGTCGACGGGTCGTACGTCTGAAGTCCGGTGATCCTATGATCTTCGGACGTTTGGGTGAGGAAATTGCGGCCCTTGAAAATGAAGGCATTGGGCACGATGTCGTGCCCGGCATCACTGCGGGGCTTGCGATGGCTGCACGGCTCGGCGTGTCGCTGACCCACCGCGACTGCGTGAGGTCCGTGCGGTTCGTGACTGGCCACTCGCAGCATGGTGGCTTGCCGCAAGATGTGGATTGGGCTGCTGTTGCCGATCCCTCTGCCACGACGATCTTCTATATGGGCGCGCGTACGGCCGCCCGGATTTCCGCGGAGCTTATTCAGCGGGGGATGTCTGCTCGCACGCCCGCTGTCGTTGGTGTGAACATCGGCCGCCCCGGTGAAGCGATACATTCGACGGACCTGGCTGGGCTGCCGGACTGCTGCACTATCATACGGGATGGGCAGCCTGCTTTGATCGGCATCGGACGTGTATTCGCGCAAAGGCTTGAGGCTGAAGGGGTGCGACCGTCAGCCAGAAATCGTGTGGTTTCTTCCTCAGGTATGCTCCGGAATTGA
- a CDS encoding universal stress protein, protein MYEHILVSSDGSDLAQAGVDHGLRLAKIHGSKVTAVTVTEPLGGQFAFASDLWSPSEGEIAAYDKNQAAIAKRILERIRQDAEATGVPIETIHVPWRTPANALVEIAEQCGCSLIVMSSHGRTGLSRAMLGSQTTQVVSTSKVPVLVVR, encoded by the coding sequence ATGTATGAGCACATACTCGTATCGAGCGATGGCTCGGATCTCGCGCAAGCGGGCGTCGATCATGGGTTAAGGCTGGCAAAAATACATGGCAGCAAGGTCACCGCCGTGACGGTGACCGAACCGCTCGGTGGACAATTTGCCTTCGCCTCCGATCTGTGGTCGCCAAGCGAGGGCGAAATCGCAGCCTACGACAAAAATCAGGCTGCAATAGCGAAGCGTATCCTGGAGCGGATCCGGCAAGATGCTGAAGCGACTGGCGTCCCGATCGAGACCATCCACGTTCCGTGGCGCACACCTGCGAATGCGCTGGTGGAAATCGCGGAGCAGTGTGGCTGCAGTCTCATTGTGATGTCGTCTCATGGTCGTACTGGTCTCAGTCGAGCCATGCTCGGAAGCCAGACCACGCAAGTTGTCTCGACTTCGAAGGTACCGGTGTTGGTCGTTCGCTGA
- a CDS encoding ABC-type transport auxiliary lipoprotein family protein → METRAPYIIVGLFVLSIAAAVFGFVYWLNNAGGLGARSIYQVQFDEPVPGLLVGAGVLFNGIRVGEVTRLALDPQSPRRVNASVSVLTDTPVRADTKVGLEFQGLTGVPVIALEGNKDTLATTPIGVLVASPGAGQSMTQAAREALRKIDSVLSDNSQPLHDTIANLSTFAEGLARNTGRLDGILAGLERMTGGGEPQAQKHVYDLSAVQTYAATRTPLTLQLAIPEPTVILALDTQRLIVTPEGDALDASIAQAQWADSIPKLVQARLLESFENYSEEKAPVRPTDGVQTDATLLSEIRRFGVDTSGSPTAEISLSVKLVAKSGQIVASRIFRSNQPVAHLDAKTAVSAIDRAFTDTAKQIVTWAADKLK, encoded by the coding sequence ATGGAGACGCGCGCGCCCTACATCATTGTCGGTCTCTTTGTCCTCTCGATCGCGGCAGCCGTGTTCGGCTTCGTCTATTGGCTGAACAATGCCGGTGGCCTTGGCGCGCGCAGCATCTATCAGGTGCAATTCGACGAGCCGGTGCCAGGATTGCTCGTCGGTGCCGGCGTGCTGTTCAACGGCATCCGCGTCGGCGAGGTGACACGCCTCGCGCTCGATCCTCAAAGCCCGCGCCGCGTGAATGCATCCGTCAGCGTGCTCACCGATACGCCTGTCCGCGCTGACACCAAGGTTGGGCTGGAGTTTCAGGGGCTGACAGGCGTCCCTGTGATCGCACTCGAAGGCAACAAGGATACGCTTGCGACAACTCCGATCGGCGTGCTGGTGGCATCACCCGGCGCGGGCCAAAGTATGACGCAGGCGGCTCGTGAAGCGCTTAGGAAAATCGATTCCGTTCTCAGCGATAATTCGCAACCTCTCCATGACACCATCGCCAATCTGAGCACATTTGCCGAAGGGCTCGCCCGCAATACGGGACGCCTCGACGGTATCCTCGCAGGATTGGAAAGAATGACCGGTGGAGGCGAACCGCAGGCGCAGAAGCACGTCTACGATCTAAGTGCCGTTCAGACCTACGCGGCTACCCGGACACCTCTCACGCTCCAGCTTGCGATTCCCGAGCCAACCGTAATCCTCGCACTCGATACGCAACGCCTGATCGTGACACCGGAGGGGGACGCCCTTGATGCGTCGATCGCTCAGGCGCAGTGGGCCGACAGCATACCCAAGCTCGTTCAAGCCCGGCTGCTCGAAAGCTTTGAAAATTACAGCGAAGAGAAAGCGCCGGTTCGCCCGACCGATGGAGTGCAAACCGATGCGACGCTGCTGAGCGAAATCCGTCGCTTTGGCGTCGACACTTCCGGTAGCCCGACTGCCGAAATTTCCCTCTCGGTGAAGCTCGTTGCTAAATCCGGGCAGATCGTCGCCTCCCGCATTTTCCGGTCGAACCAGCCAGTCGCACACCTTGATGCAAAAACCGCCGTGTCGGCTATCGATCGTGCCTTCACCGACACAGCCAAACAGATCGTCACCTGGGCTGCCGACAAACTCAAATGA
- a CDS encoding ABC transporter ATP-binding protein produces the protein MNELQPDIAIRVRDLVVAFGKHTVLDHLSLDVRRGEILGLVGASGGGKSVLMRTIIGLIPKQSGTVDVMGSQIHGADDRQTQESAARWGILFQQGALFSSLTVRQNIQVPMREHLSMSQELMDEVANAKLEMVGLKATDGDRYPSQLSGGMTKRAALARALALDPAIVFLDEPTSGLDPISAGDFDALIKTLQKTLTFTVFMVTHDLASLHTVCDRIAALADGKIVSIGTMDTLLEATHPWVRAYFHGARSEMLQPRKN, from the coding sequence ATGAACGAGTTACAGCCTGACATTGCCATCCGCGTCCGCGATCTCGTCGTCGCATTCGGCAAGCATACGGTCCTCGATCACCTCTCGCTCGATGTCCGGCGTGGCGAAATTCTCGGCCTCGTAGGAGCATCCGGCGGGGGCAAGTCGGTGCTGATGCGCACCATCATCGGATTGATCCCGAAGCAAAGCGGCACCGTCGATGTGATGGGATCGCAAATTCACGGCGCCGACGACAGGCAGACGCAGGAGTCGGCCGCGCGCTGGGGTATTCTGTTTCAACAAGGTGCGCTGTTCTCATCTTTGACCGTGCGGCAGAACATTCAGGTGCCCATGCGCGAACACCTCTCCATGTCGCAGGAGCTGATGGACGAGGTGGCCAATGCGAAACTCGAGATGGTCGGCCTGAAGGCGACTGACGGCGACAGATACCCCTCGCAGCTCTCAGGCGGCATGACAAAGCGCGCCGCACTCGCGCGCGCTCTGGCCCTCGATCCTGCAATTGTGTTTCTCGATGAACCGACCTCTGGACTCGATCCGATCTCGGCCGGCGACTTCGATGCGCTGATCAAGACCTTGCAGAAAACACTCACCTTCACCGTGTTCATGGTGACGCACGACCTGGCCAGCCTCCATACCGTCTGCGACAGGATTGCCGCCTTGGCTGACGGCAAGATCGTTTCAATCGGCACGATGGACACACTTCTTGAAGCAACCCACCCCTGGGTGCGCGCATATTTCCACGGCGCTCGCTCGGAAATGCTCCAACCCCGTAAAAATTGA
- a CDS encoding ABC transporter permease, protein MSVAPKLTTDLIDGRAQMYAAGSWTASQVSALEPAVEAATRTASGARALQLDMSAVNEIDTIGAWLLERMIRHARQAGSEIKTVGISERFAGLIEELRSANLNPPVYEKQNPLLLKLYQIGQSTVSSLQELLIFIDMLGRLGTVLARVILHPRRLRLTSTIYQLHKVGWQAVPIIVLITFLIGAIIAQQGIFHFRKFGADAYVVDMVGILVLREIGVLIVAIMVAGRSGSAYTAELGSMKMREEIDALTTMGLDPLEVLILPRVIALIIALPILTFIGSIAALYGGGLISWLYGDMMPATFIARLHEAVSVTHFEVGLIKAPFMALVIGIVASSEGLRVKGSAESLGRQTTTSVVKSIFLVIVLDGLFAVFFASIGM, encoded by the coding sequence ATGAGTGTCGCGCCGAAATTGACGACCGATCTGATTGACGGTCGCGCGCAGATGTACGCTGCCGGATCCTGGACAGCATCTCAGGTATCAGCGCTTGAGCCTGCGGTCGAAGCCGCAACACGCACCGCGTCTGGAGCACGGGCACTGCAGCTCGACATGTCAGCCGTGAACGAGATCGACACCATTGGGGCCTGGCTTCTCGAGCGCATGATCCGTCACGCACGCCAGGCGGGCTCGGAAATTAAGACGGTGGGGATCAGCGAGCGCTTCGCGGGGCTGATCGAGGAGCTGCGATCCGCCAACCTCAATCCTCCGGTCTACGAAAAGCAGAATCCTCTTCTCCTCAAGCTCTACCAGATCGGCCAGTCGACGGTTTCCTCACTGCAGGAACTGTTGATCTTTATCGACATGCTGGGTCGGCTCGGCACCGTTCTCGCAAGGGTTATTCTTCATCCCAGGCGTTTGCGCCTGACATCCACGATCTATCAATTGCACAAAGTCGGATGGCAAGCCGTCCCTATCATCGTGCTGATCACTTTTCTGATCGGAGCCATCATCGCCCAGCAGGGCATCTTCCATTTCCGGAAATTTGGTGCCGACGCCTATGTCGTCGACATGGTCGGCATTCTGGTCTTGCGCGAAATCGGCGTTCTGATCGTTGCCATCATGGTCGCCGGCCGGTCAGGCAGTGCGTACACCGCAGAGCTCGGCTCCATGAAGATGCGTGAGGAGATCGATGCCCTCACGACGATGGGCCTCGATCCGCTCGAAGTGCTGATCCTGCCGCGCGTCATCGCCCTCATCATTGCGCTGCCGATCCTGACATTTATCGGATCGATCGCAGCGCTTTACGGCGGCGGTCTGATCTCATGGCTCTACGGCGATATGATGCCGGCAACCTTCATCGCCCGCCTTCACGAAGCCGTGTCAGTCACCCACTTTGAGGTTGGCCTCATCAAGGCGCCGTTCATGGCACTCGTCATCGGCATCGTCGCCAGCAGCGAAGGATTGCGCGTCAAAGGAAGCGCTGAATCGCTCGGGCGACAGACGACGACATCAGTCGTTAAATCGATCTTTCTCGTCATCGTTCTCGACGGACTGTTCGCGGTCTTCTTTGCATCGATCGGGATGTGA